From the Bacteroidales bacterium genome, one window contains:
- a CDS encoding PaaI family thioesterase, with protein MARSIHNPFRGTEGYNCFGCSPDNDSGLKMHFEEEGEEVVSRWNPDRRFQGFTGVLHGGVQATLMDEAASWFVFAKLGTAGVTARMEVTYHKPVRISKGPLVLRARLAEQKRRLAAIRVTLTDQDGTLCSEGLVEYFLFPPEKARQELLYPGQEFFLG; from the coding sequence ATGGCACGAAGTATTCATAATCCTTTCCGAGGAACGGAAGGGTACAACTGTTTTGGATGCAGTCCTGATAATGATTCTGGCCTTAAGATGCATTTCGAGGAGGAAGGGGAGGAGGTTGTGAGCCGGTGGAATCCTGACAGGCGGTTTCAGGGTTTTACGGGAGTATTGCATGGAGGTGTGCAGGCCACATTAATGGATGAGGCGGCGAGCTGGTTTGTTTTCGCAAAGCTGGGCACTGCGGGTGTAACGGCGCGGATGGAGGTTACCTATCATAAGCCGGTCAGGATCAGCAAGGGGCCGTTGGTTTTACGGGCCCGTCTGGCAGAGCAGAAACGCAGGCTGGCGGCAATCAGGGTAACTCTTACTGACCAGGATGGTACGCTCTGTTCCGAAGGGCTGGTGGAGTATTTTCTTTTTCCGCCGGAGAAGGCCAGGCAGGAATTGCTGTACCCCGGGCAGGAATTTTTTCTGGGATAG
- a CDS encoding cupin domain-containing protein: protein MEQQGIEKSTKVVLTGEAAYAGGAIVSKILYKSGSGNLTLFAFDKGQELSEHSAPYDACVQVIDGTGEIIINKVPFRLSAGEFIIMPANVQHAVKAVERFKMLLTMLRG, encoded by the coding sequence ATGGAACAACAGGGAATTGAAAAATCAACAAAGGTGGTCCTCACCGGGGAAGCCGCTTACGCCGGCGGAGCCATTGTCAGCAAAATTCTTTACAAATCGGGCTCCGGGAATCTTACCCTCTTTGCCTTTGACAAAGGCCAGGAACTCAGCGAGCATTCGGCTCCCTATGATGCCTGTGTGCAGGTCATTGACGGAACAGGGGAGATTATTATCAACAAAGTACCCTTCCGGCTTTCCGCAGGCGAGTTTATCATTATGCCGGCCAATGTTCAGCATGCGGTAAAAGCTGTGGAGCGTTTCAAAATGCTGCTCACCATGCTTCGGGGTTAA
- a CDS encoding nitrous oxide-stimulated promoter family protein → MRYENRVWFERETVSLMIGMYCRALHGSPSLCDECSRLQEYAFTRIEKCILHPAKPVCSECRIHCYKPMMRDQIKQVMRFAGPRMLTHHPLRALVYLWLKYVVSRKTETATNTLRS, encoded by the coding sequence ATGCGGTACGAAAACAGGGTTTGGTTCGAGAGGGAGACCGTCTCCCTGATGATTGGCATGTATTGCCGTGCCCTGCATGGCAGTCCTTCCCTGTGCGATGAATGCTCCCGTCTGCAGGAGTATGCCTTCACCCGTATTGAAAAATGCATACTGCACCCCGCCAAGCCGGTATGCTCTGAGTGCCGGATTCATTGCTATAAACCAATGATGCGCGATCAGATAAAACAGGTAATGCGCTTTGCCGGCCCCCGCATGCTCACCCACCATCCCCTGAGGGCTCTCGTTTATCTGTGGCTGAAATACGTTGTTTCCCGAAAAACCGAAACGGCTACGAATACCCTCCGGTCATGA